A single region of the Strigops habroptila isolate Jane chromosome 3, bStrHab1.2.pri, whole genome shotgun sequence genome encodes:
- the ATP2B1 gene encoding plasma membrane calcium-transporting ATPase 1 isoform X1, translated as MGDMANNSVAYSGVKNAVKEANHGDFGVTLAELRSLMELRAADALHKIQECYGDVHGICTKLKTSPNEGLSGNPADIERREAVFGKNFIPPKKPKTFLQLVWEALQDVTLIILEIAAVVSLGLSFYQPPGGNESLCGSVNIGEEEDESETGWIEGAAILLSVVCVVLVTAFNDWSKEKQFRGLQSRIEQEQKFTVIRGGQVIQIPVADIIVGDIAQVKYGDLLPADGVLIQGNDLKIDESSLTGESDHVKKSLDRDPMLLSGTHVMEGSGRMVVTAVGVNSQTGIIFTLLGAGGDEEEKEKEKEKKDKKSKKQDGAVENRNKAKAQDGAAMEMQPLKSEDGGDGDEKDKKRANLPKKEKSVLQGKLTKLAVQIGKAGLLMSAITVIILVLYFIIDTFWVQKRPWLAECTPIYIQYFVKFFIIGVTVLVVAVPEGLPLAVTISLAYSVKKMMKDNNLVRHLDACETMGNATAICSDKTGTLTMNRMTVVQAYINEKHYKKIPEPEAIPEKTMAYLVTGISVNCAYTSKILPPEKEGGLPRHVGNKTECALLGLLLDLKRDYQDVRNEIPEEDLYKVYTFNSVRKSMSTVLKNSDGSFRIFSKGASEIVLKKCFKILSANGEPKVFRPRDRDDIVKTVIEPMASEGLRTICLAFRDFPAGEPEPEWDNENDIVTGLTCIAVVGIEDPVRPEVPDAIKKCQRAGITVRMVTGDNINTARAIALKCGILNPGEDFLCLEGKDFNRRIRNEKGEIEQERIDKIWPKLRVLARSSPTDKHTLVKGIIDSTVFEQRQVVAVTGDGTNDGPALKKADVGFAMGIAGTDVAKEASDIILTDDNFTSIVKAVMWGRNVYDSISKFLQFQLTVNVVAVIVAFTGACITQDSPLKAVQMLWVNLIMDTLASLALATEPPTEALLLRKPYGRNKPLISRTMMKNILGHAFYQLVVVFTLLFAGERIFDIDSGRNAPLHAPPSEHYTIVFNTFVMMQLFNEINARKIHGERNVFEGIFNNAIFCSIVLGTFVVQIIIVQFGGKPFSCSELSIEQWLWSIFLGMGTLLWGQLISTIPTSRLKFLKEAGHGTQKEEIPEEELAEDVEEIDHAERELRRGQILWFRGLNRIQTQMDVVNAFQSGSTIQGALRRQPSIASQHHDIRVVNAFRSSLYEGLEKPETRSSIHNFMTHPEFRIEDSEPHIPLIDDTDAEDDAPTKRNSTPPPSPNKNNNAVDSGIHLTTDMNKSATSSSPGSPLHSLETSL; from the exons ATGGGTGATATGGCAAACAACTCGGTTGCATATAGTGGCgtaaaaaatgctgtaaaagaaGCTAATCATGGAGATTTTGGAGTTACTCTTGCAGAGCTCCGTTCTCTTATGGAACTTCGAGCTGCAGATGCACTGCATAAAATACAGGAATGCTATGGAGATGTACATGGCATCTGTACAAAATTGAAAACTTCACCAAATGAAG GTTTAAGTGGAAATCCAGCAGATAtagaaagaagagaagcagtTTTTGGGAAGAACTTTATACCTCCTAAAAAgccaaaaacatttcttcagttaGTATGGGAAGCACTGCAGGACGTTACACTAATTATATTAGAAATTGCAGCTGTAGTATCCTTGGGCCTTTCTTTTTACCAGCCTCCAGGAGGAAATGAATCAT TATGTGGATCAGTAAATATTGGTGAAGAAGAGGATGAATCTGAAACAGGTTGGATTGAAGGAGCAGCAATCCTCCTATCTGTAGTTTGTGTGGTATTAGTAACAGCTTTCAATGACTGGAGTAAAGAGAAACAATTTCGGGGATTGCAGAGCCGTATtgaacaagaacagaaattcaCAGTCATCAGAGGTGGCCAAGTCATCCAAATACCAGTAGCTGACATAATTGTTGGAGATATTGCACAAGTGAAATATg GTGATCTCTTACCGGCTGATGGTGTACTCATTCAAGGAAATGACCTTAAAATCGATGAAAGCTCATTGACTGGGGAATCTGATCATGTTAAGAAATCCCTGGACAGAGATCCTATGCTGCTGTCAG GCACACATGTGATGGAAGGCTCTGGAAGAATGGTAGTAACTGCTGTAGGTGTGAACTCTCAGACTGGAATCATCTTTACCTTActtggggctggaggagatgaagaagagaaggagaaggaaaaagagaagaaggacaAGAAAA GTAAAAAGCAAGATGGAGCTGTTGAAAACCGTAACAAAG CTAAAGCTCAGGATGGTGCAGCCATGGAAATGCAACCACTGAAGAGTGAGGATGGTGGAGATGGAGACGAGAAAGACAAGAAGAGAGCAAACTTGCCAAAGAAGGAGAAGTCAGTTCTTCAAGGCAAACTTACAAAGCTCGCAGTCCAGATTGGCAAAGCAG GTTTGTTGATGTCTGCAATTACAGTCATTATCCTTGTGTTATATTTTATAATTGATACCTTCTGGGTTCAGAAGAGACCTTGGCTTGCTGAATGTACACCAAtttatattcagtattttgTGAAGTTCTTCATTATTGGAGTTACAGTCTTGGTGGTGGCTGTACCAGAAGGTCTTCCACTTGCAGTCACTATATCTCTGGCTTACTCTGTTAAG aaaatGATGAAAGATAATAACTTGGTGAGACATCTGGATGCGTGTGAAACAATGGGCAATGCAACAGCTATTTGCTCAGATAAAACAGGAACATTGACCATGAACAGAATGACAGTGGTCCAAGCCTACATCaatgaaaaacattataaaaaaattCCAGAACCAGAAGCTATTCCAGAGAAAACCATGGCTTACCTTGTGACAGGAATTTCTGTTAATTGTGCTTATACTTCCAAAATACTG CCTCCTGAAAAAGAAGGTGGCCTACCACGTCATGttggaaataaaactgaatgtgCCTTGCTGGGATTGCTCTTGGATTTAAAGCGTGATTATCAGGATGTAAGAAATGAGATACCAGAAGAGGATTTGTACAAAGTGTACACCTTCAACTCTGTTAGAAAGTCTATGAGTACTGTGTTAAAAAACTCTGATGGCAGTTTCCGGATATTCAGTAAAGGTGCCTCTGAGATAGTTCTTAAAAA GTGCTTCAAAATACTGAGTGCTAATGGAGAACCAAAGGTATTTAGACCTAGGGACCGCGATGATATCGTGAAAACTGTAATTGAGCCAATGGCTTCCGAAGGGCTCAGAACCATCTGCTTGGCATTCAGAGACTTCCCAGCAGGGGAACCTGAGCCGGAATGGGACAATGAAAATGATATTGTTACTGGCCTGACATGCATTGCTGTTGTCGGGATTGAAGATCCTGTGAGACCTGAG GTACCTGATGCAATAAAGAAGTGTCAACGTGCAGGCATAACTGTACGTATGGTCACTGGCGATAACATTAACACTGCTCGTGCTATTGCATTAAAATGTGGTATTCTGAATCCTGGTGAAGATTTCCTGTGTTTAGAGGGTAAAGACTTTAACAGGAGAATACGCAATGAAAAAGGAGAG ATAGAGCAAGAGCGAATAGATAAAATTTGGCCAAAGCTTCGTGTTCTTGCAAGATCTTCTCCCACTGACAAACATACTCTCgtaaaag gTATAATCGATAGCACTGTCTTTGAACAGAGGCAAGTTGTAGCAGTAACTGGTGATGGTACCAATGATGGTCCAGCTCTGAAGAAGGCAGATGTTGGATTTGCTATG GGTATTGCTGGAACAGACGTAGCTAAAGAAGCTTCTGATATTATCCTTACAGATGACAACTTCACAAGTATTGTTAAAGCAGTTATGTGGGGACGAAATGTGTATGACAGCATCTCCAAGTTTCTTCAGTTCCAGCTTACTGTCAATGTAGTAGCAGTAATTGTTGCTTTTACAGGAGCATGCATAACACAA GATTCTCCGCTTAAAGCTGTACAGATGCTGTGGGTAAATCTCATAATGGACACATTAGCTTCTCTTGCCCTGGCAACAGAACCACCTACTGAAGCTCTTCTGTTGCGAAAGCCTTATGGTAGAAACAAACCTTTGATTTCTCGTACAATGATGAAGAACATTTTGGGTCATGCATTCTACCAACTTGTAGTGGTCTTCACACTCCTCTTTGCTG GTGAGAGAATTTTTGATATCGATAGTGGAAGAAATGCACCTCTGCACGCTCCCCCTTCAGAGCATTATACTATTGTATTTAACACATTTGTGATGATGcagctttttaatgaaattaatgcCCGGAAAATTCATggtgaaagaaatgtttttgaaggAATCTTCAACAACGCTATCTTCTGTTCTATTGTTCTGGGGACATTTGTCGTGCAG ATAATTATAGTGCAGTTTGGTGGGAAGCCTTTCAGTTGCTCAGAACTCTCGATTGAACAGTGGCTGTGGTCCATTTTCCTGGGCATGGGAACACTACTTTGGGGCCAG TTGATTTCAACAATTCCAACCAGCCGCCTGAAATTCCTTAAAGAAGCTGGTCATGGAACACAAAAGGAAGAGATTCCTGAAGAAGAACTAGCAGAAGACGTAGAGGAGATCGATCATGCTGAGAGGGAATTACGTCGTGGTCAGATCTTGTGGTTTAGGGGCCTAAACAGGATACAAACTCAG ATGGATGTAGTGAATGCTTTCCAGAGTGGAAGTACCATTCAGGGGGCTCTAAGGCGGCAACCCTCCATCGCCAGCCAGCACCATGAT ATCCGAGTGGTGAATGCATTTCGTAGCTCCTTGTACGAGGGGCTAGAGAAACCTGAGACACGAAGTTCAATTCACAATTTTATGACGCATCCTGAGTTTAGAATAGAAGACTCCGAGCCTCATATTCCCCTTATTGATGATACTGATGCTGAAGATGATGCTCCAACAAAACGCAACTCTACTCCCCCACCCTCTcccaataaaaataacaatgcGGTTGACAGTGGAATTCACCTTACAACAGACATGAACAAGTCTGCTACCTCTTCATCCCCAGGGAGCCCGCTACATAGTTTGGAAACATCACTCTGA
- the ATP2B1 gene encoding plasma membrane calcium-transporting ATPase 1 isoform X2: MGDMANNSVAYSGVKNAVKEANHGDFGVTLAELRSLMELRAADALHKIQECYGDVHGICTKLKTSPNEGLSGNPADIERREAVFGKNFIPPKKPKTFLQLVWEALQDVTLIILEIAAVVSLGLSFYQPPGGNESLCGSVNIGEEEDESETGWIEGAAILLSVVCVVLVTAFNDWSKEKQFRGLQSRIEQEQKFTVIRGGQVIQIPVADIIVGDIAQVKYGDLLPADGVLIQGNDLKIDESSLTGESDHVKKSLDRDPMLLSGTHVMEGSGRMVVTAVGVNSQTGIIFTLLGAGGDEEEKEKEKEKKDKKSKKQDGAVENRNKAKAQDGAAMEMQPLKSEDGGDGDEKDKKRANLPKKEKSVLQGKLTKLAVQIGKAGLLMSAITVIILVLYFIIDTFWVQKRPWLAECTPIYIQYFVKFFIIGVTVLVVAVPEGLPLAVTISLAYSVKKMMKDNNLVRHLDACETMGNATAICSDKTGTLTMNRMTVVQAYINEKHYKKIPEPEAIPEKTMAYLVTGISVNCAYTSKILPPEKEGGLPRHVGNKTECALLGLLLDLKRDYQDVRNEIPEEDLYKVYTFNSVRKSMSTVLKNSDGSFRIFSKGASEIVLKKCFKILSANGEPKVFRPRDRDDIVKTVIEPMASEGLRTICLAFRDFPAGEPEPEWDNENDIVTGLTCIAVVGIEDPVRPEVPDAIKKCQRAGITVRMVTGDNINTARAIALKCGILNPGEDFLCLEGKDFNRRIRNEKGEIEQERIDKIWPKLRVLARSSPTDKHTLVKGIIDSTVFEQRQVVAVTGDGTNDGPALKKADVGFAMGIAGTDVAKEASDIILTDDNFTSIVKAVMWGRNVYDSISKFLQFQLTVNVVAVIVAFTGACITQDSPLKAVQMLWVNLIMDTLASLALATEPPTEALLLRKPYGRNKPLISRTMMKNILGHAFYQLVVVFTLLFAGERIFDIDSGRNAPLHAPPSEHYTIVFNTFVMMQLFNEINARKIHGERNVFEGIFNNAIFCSIVLGTFVVQIIIVQFGGKPFSCSELSIEQWLWSIFLGMGTLLWGQLISTIPTSRLKFLKEAGHGTQKEEIPEEELAEDVEEIDHAERELRRGQILWFRGLNRIQTQIRVVNAFRSSLYEGLEKPETRSSIHNFMTHPEFRIEDSEPHIPLIDDTDAEDDAPTKRNSTPPPSPNKNNNAVDSGIHLTTDMNKSATSSSPGSPLHSLETSL, from the exons ATGGGTGATATGGCAAACAACTCGGTTGCATATAGTGGCgtaaaaaatgctgtaaaagaaGCTAATCATGGAGATTTTGGAGTTACTCTTGCAGAGCTCCGTTCTCTTATGGAACTTCGAGCTGCAGATGCACTGCATAAAATACAGGAATGCTATGGAGATGTACATGGCATCTGTACAAAATTGAAAACTTCACCAAATGAAG GTTTAAGTGGAAATCCAGCAGATAtagaaagaagagaagcagtTTTTGGGAAGAACTTTATACCTCCTAAAAAgccaaaaacatttcttcagttaGTATGGGAAGCACTGCAGGACGTTACACTAATTATATTAGAAATTGCAGCTGTAGTATCCTTGGGCCTTTCTTTTTACCAGCCTCCAGGAGGAAATGAATCAT TATGTGGATCAGTAAATATTGGTGAAGAAGAGGATGAATCTGAAACAGGTTGGATTGAAGGAGCAGCAATCCTCCTATCTGTAGTTTGTGTGGTATTAGTAACAGCTTTCAATGACTGGAGTAAAGAGAAACAATTTCGGGGATTGCAGAGCCGTATtgaacaagaacagaaattcaCAGTCATCAGAGGTGGCCAAGTCATCCAAATACCAGTAGCTGACATAATTGTTGGAGATATTGCACAAGTGAAATATg GTGATCTCTTACCGGCTGATGGTGTACTCATTCAAGGAAATGACCTTAAAATCGATGAAAGCTCATTGACTGGGGAATCTGATCATGTTAAGAAATCCCTGGACAGAGATCCTATGCTGCTGTCAG GCACACATGTGATGGAAGGCTCTGGAAGAATGGTAGTAACTGCTGTAGGTGTGAACTCTCAGACTGGAATCATCTTTACCTTActtggggctggaggagatgaagaagagaaggagaaggaaaaagagaagaaggacaAGAAAA GTAAAAAGCAAGATGGAGCTGTTGAAAACCGTAACAAAG CTAAAGCTCAGGATGGTGCAGCCATGGAAATGCAACCACTGAAGAGTGAGGATGGTGGAGATGGAGACGAGAAAGACAAGAAGAGAGCAAACTTGCCAAAGAAGGAGAAGTCAGTTCTTCAAGGCAAACTTACAAAGCTCGCAGTCCAGATTGGCAAAGCAG GTTTGTTGATGTCTGCAATTACAGTCATTATCCTTGTGTTATATTTTATAATTGATACCTTCTGGGTTCAGAAGAGACCTTGGCTTGCTGAATGTACACCAAtttatattcagtattttgTGAAGTTCTTCATTATTGGAGTTACAGTCTTGGTGGTGGCTGTACCAGAAGGTCTTCCACTTGCAGTCACTATATCTCTGGCTTACTCTGTTAAG aaaatGATGAAAGATAATAACTTGGTGAGACATCTGGATGCGTGTGAAACAATGGGCAATGCAACAGCTATTTGCTCAGATAAAACAGGAACATTGACCATGAACAGAATGACAGTGGTCCAAGCCTACATCaatgaaaaacattataaaaaaattCCAGAACCAGAAGCTATTCCAGAGAAAACCATGGCTTACCTTGTGACAGGAATTTCTGTTAATTGTGCTTATACTTCCAAAATACTG CCTCCTGAAAAAGAAGGTGGCCTACCACGTCATGttggaaataaaactgaatgtgCCTTGCTGGGATTGCTCTTGGATTTAAAGCGTGATTATCAGGATGTAAGAAATGAGATACCAGAAGAGGATTTGTACAAAGTGTACACCTTCAACTCTGTTAGAAAGTCTATGAGTACTGTGTTAAAAAACTCTGATGGCAGTTTCCGGATATTCAGTAAAGGTGCCTCTGAGATAGTTCTTAAAAA GTGCTTCAAAATACTGAGTGCTAATGGAGAACCAAAGGTATTTAGACCTAGGGACCGCGATGATATCGTGAAAACTGTAATTGAGCCAATGGCTTCCGAAGGGCTCAGAACCATCTGCTTGGCATTCAGAGACTTCCCAGCAGGGGAACCTGAGCCGGAATGGGACAATGAAAATGATATTGTTACTGGCCTGACATGCATTGCTGTTGTCGGGATTGAAGATCCTGTGAGACCTGAG GTACCTGATGCAATAAAGAAGTGTCAACGTGCAGGCATAACTGTACGTATGGTCACTGGCGATAACATTAACACTGCTCGTGCTATTGCATTAAAATGTGGTATTCTGAATCCTGGTGAAGATTTCCTGTGTTTAGAGGGTAAAGACTTTAACAGGAGAATACGCAATGAAAAAGGAGAG ATAGAGCAAGAGCGAATAGATAAAATTTGGCCAAAGCTTCGTGTTCTTGCAAGATCTTCTCCCACTGACAAACATACTCTCgtaaaag gTATAATCGATAGCACTGTCTTTGAACAGAGGCAAGTTGTAGCAGTAACTGGTGATGGTACCAATGATGGTCCAGCTCTGAAGAAGGCAGATGTTGGATTTGCTATG GGTATTGCTGGAACAGACGTAGCTAAAGAAGCTTCTGATATTATCCTTACAGATGACAACTTCACAAGTATTGTTAAAGCAGTTATGTGGGGACGAAATGTGTATGACAGCATCTCCAAGTTTCTTCAGTTCCAGCTTACTGTCAATGTAGTAGCAGTAATTGTTGCTTTTACAGGAGCATGCATAACACAA GATTCTCCGCTTAAAGCTGTACAGATGCTGTGGGTAAATCTCATAATGGACACATTAGCTTCTCTTGCCCTGGCAACAGAACCACCTACTGAAGCTCTTCTGTTGCGAAAGCCTTATGGTAGAAACAAACCTTTGATTTCTCGTACAATGATGAAGAACATTTTGGGTCATGCATTCTACCAACTTGTAGTGGTCTTCACACTCCTCTTTGCTG GTGAGAGAATTTTTGATATCGATAGTGGAAGAAATGCACCTCTGCACGCTCCCCCTTCAGAGCATTATACTATTGTATTTAACACATTTGTGATGATGcagctttttaatgaaattaatgcCCGGAAAATTCATggtgaaagaaatgtttttgaaggAATCTTCAACAACGCTATCTTCTGTTCTATTGTTCTGGGGACATTTGTCGTGCAG ATAATTATAGTGCAGTTTGGTGGGAAGCCTTTCAGTTGCTCAGAACTCTCGATTGAACAGTGGCTGTGGTCCATTTTCCTGGGCATGGGAACACTACTTTGGGGCCAG TTGATTTCAACAATTCCAACCAGCCGCCTGAAATTCCTTAAAGAAGCTGGTCATGGAACACAAAAGGAAGAGATTCCTGAAGAAGAACTAGCAGAAGACGTAGAGGAGATCGATCATGCTGAGAGGGAATTACGTCGTGGTCAGATCTTGTGGTTTAGGGGCCTAAACAGGATACAAACTCAG ATCCGAGTGGTGAATGCATTTCGTAGCTCCTTGTACGAGGGGCTAGAGAAACCTGAGACACGAAGTTCAATTCACAATTTTATGACGCATCCTGAGTTTAGAATAGAAGACTCCGAGCCTCATATTCCCCTTATTGATGATACTGATGCTGAAGATGATGCTCCAACAAAACGCAACTCTACTCCCCCACCCTCTcccaataaaaataacaatgcGGTTGACAGTGGAATTCACCTTACAACAGACATGAACAAGTCTGCTACCTCTTCATCCCCAGGGAGCCCGCTACATAGTTTGGAAACATCACTCTGA
- the ATP2B1 gene encoding plasma membrane calcium-transporting ATPase 1 isoform X3, whose translation MGDMANNSVAYSGVKNAVKEANHGDFGVTLAELRSLMELRAADALHKIQECYGDVHGICTKLKTSPNEGLSGNPADIERREAVFGKNFIPPKKPKTFLQLVWEALQDVTLIILEIAAVVSLGLSFYQPPGGNESLCGSVNIGEEEDESETGWIEGAAILLSVVCVVLVTAFNDWSKEKQFRGLQSRIEQEQKFTVIRGGQVIQIPVADIIVGDIAQVKYGDLLPADGVLIQGNDLKIDESSLTGESDHVKKSLDRDPMLLSGTHVMEGSGRMVVTAVGVNSQTGIIFTLLGAGGDEEEKEKEKEKKDKKSKKQDGAVENRNKAKAQDGAAMEMQPLKSEDGGDGDEKDKKRANLPKKEKSVLQGKLTKLAVQIGKAGLLMSAITVIILVLYFIIDTFWVQKRPWLAECTPIYIQYFVKFFIIGVTVLVVAVPEGLPLAVTISLAYSVKKMMKDNNLVRHLDACETMGNATAICSDKTGTLTMNRMTVVQAYINEKHYKKIPEPEAIPEKTMAYLVTGISVNCAYTSKILPPEKEGGLPRHVGNKTECALLGLLLDLKRDYQDVRNEIPEEDLYKVYTFNSVRKSMSTVLKNSDGSFRIFSKGASEIVLKKCFKILSANGEPKVFRPRDRDDIVKTVIEPMASEGLRTICLAFRDFPAGEPEPEWDNENDIVTGLTCIAVVGIEDPVRPEVPDAIKKCQRAGITVRMVTGDNINTARAIALKCGILNPGEDFLCLEGKDFNRRIRNEKGEIEQERIDKIWPKLRVLARSSPTDKHTLVKGIIDSTVFEQRQVVAVTGDGTNDGPALKKADVGFAMGIAGTDVAKEASDIILTDDNFTSIVKAVMWGRNVYDSISKFLQFQLTVNVVAVIVAFTGACITQDSPLKAVQMLWVNLIMDTLASLALATEPPTEALLLRKPYGRNKPLISRTMMKNILGHAFYQLVVVFTLLFAGERIFDIDSGRNAPLHAPPSEHYTIVFNTFVMMQLFNEINARKIHGERNVFEGIFNNAIFCSIVLGTFVVQIIIVQFGGKPFSCSELSIEQWLWSIFLGMGTLLWGQLISTIPTSRLKFLKEAGHGTQKEEIPEEELAEDVEEIDHAERELRRGQILWFRGLNRIQTQMDVVNAFQSGSTIQGALRRQPSIASQHHDVTNISTPTHVVFSSTTASTTVGYPSGECIS comes from the exons ATGGGTGATATGGCAAACAACTCGGTTGCATATAGTGGCgtaaaaaatgctgtaaaagaaGCTAATCATGGAGATTTTGGAGTTACTCTTGCAGAGCTCCGTTCTCTTATGGAACTTCGAGCTGCAGATGCACTGCATAAAATACAGGAATGCTATGGAGATGTACATGGCATCTGTACAAAATTGAAAACTTCACCAAATGAAG GTTTAAGTGGAAATCCAGCAGATAtagaaagaagagaagcagtTTTTGGGAAGAACTTTATACCTCCTAAAAAgccaaaaacatttcttcagttaGTATGGGAAGCACTGCAGGACGTTACACTAATTATATTAGAAATTGCAGCTGTAGTATCCTTGGGCCTTTCTTTTTACCAGCCTCCAGGAGGAAATGAATCAT TATGTGGATCAGTAAATATTGGTGAAGAAGAGGATGAATCTGAAACAGGTTGGATTGAAGGAGCAGCAATCCTCCTATCTGTAGTTTGTGTGGTATTAGTAACAGCTTTCAATGACTGGAGTAAAGAGAAACAATTTCGGGGATTGCAGAGCCGTATtgaacaagaacagaaattcaCAGTCATCAGAGGTGGCCAAGTCATCCAAATACCAGTAGCTGACATAATTGTTGGAGATATTGCACAAGTGAAATATg GTGATCTCTTACCGGCTGATGGTGTACTCATTCAAGGAAATGACCTTAAAATCGATGAAAGCTCATTGACTGGGGAATCTGATCATGTTAAGAAATCCCTGGACAGAGATCCTATGCTGCTGTCAG GCACACATGTGATGGAAGGCTCTGGAAGAATGGTAGTAACTGCTGTAGGTGTGAACTCTCAGACTGGAATCATCTTTACCTTActtggggctggaggagatgaagaagagaaggagaaggaaaaagagaagaaggacaAGAAAA GTAAAAAGCAAGATGGAGCTGTTGAAAACCGTAACAAAG CTAAAGCTCAGGATGGTGCAGCCATGGAAATGCAACCACTGAAGAGTGAGGATGGTGGAGATGGAGACGAGAAAGACAAGAAGAGAGCAAACTTGCCAAAGAAGGAGAAGTCAGTTCTTCAAGGCAAACTTACAAAGCTCGCAGTCCAGATTGGCAAAGCAG GTTTGTTGATGTCTGCAATTACAGTCATTATCCTTGTGTTATATTTTATAATTGATACCTTCTGGGTTCAGAAGAGACCTTGGCTTGCTGAATGTACACCAAtttatattcagtattttgTGAAGTTCTTCATTATTGGAGTTACAGTCTTGGTGGTGGCTGTACCAGAAGGTCTTCCACTTGCAGTCACTATATCTCTGGCTTACTCTGTTAAG aaaatGATGAAAGATAATAACTTGGTGAGACATCTGGATGCGTGTGAAACAATGGGCAATGCAACAGCTATTTGCTCAGATAAAACAGGAACATTGACCATGAACAGAATGACAGTGGTCCAAGCCTACATCaatgaaaaacattataaaaaaattCCAGAACCAGAAGCTATTCCAGAGAAAACCATGGCTTACCTTGTGACAGGAATTTCTGTTAATTGTGCTTATACTTCCAAAATACTG CCTCCTGAAAAAGAAGGTGGCCTACCACGTCATGttggaaataaaactgaatgtgCCTTGCTGGGATTGCTCTTGGATTTAAAGCGTGATTATCAGGATGTAAGAAATGAGATACCAGAAGAGGATTTGTACAAAGTGTACACCTTCAACTCTGTTAGAAAGTCTATGAGTACTGTGTTAAAAAACTCTGATGGCAGTTTCCGGATATTCAGTAAAGGTGCCTCTGAGATAGTTCTTAAAAA GTGCTTCAAAATACTGAGTGCTAATGGAGAACCAAAGGTATTTAGACCTAGGGACCGCGATGATATCGTGAAAACTGTAATTGAGCCAATGGCTTCCGAAGGGCTCAGAACCATCTGCTTGGCATTCAGAGACTTCCCAGCAGGGGAACCTGAGCCGGAATGGGACAATGAAAATGATATTGTTACTGGCCTGACATGCATTGCTGTTGTCGGGATTGAAGATCCTGTGAGACCTGAG GTACCTGATGCAATAAAGAAGTGTCAACGTGCAGGCATAACTGTACGTATGGTCACTGGCGATAACATTAACACTGCTCGTGCTATTGCATTAAAATGTGGTATTCTGAATCCTGGTGAAGATTTCCTGTGTTTAGAGGGTAAAGACTTTAACAGGAGAATACGCAATGAAAAAGGAGAG ATAGAGCAAGAGCGAATAGATAAAATTTGGCCAAAGCTTCGTGTTCTTGCAAGATCTTCTCCCACTGACAAACATACTCTCgtaaaag gTATAATCGATAGCACTGTCTTTGAACAGAGGCAAGTTGTAGCAGTAACTGGTGATGGTACCAATGATGGTCCAGCTCTGAAGAAGGCAGATGTTGGATTTGCTATG GGTATTGCTGGAACAGACGTAGCTAAAGAAGCTTCTGATATTATCCTTACAGATGACAACTTCACAAGTATTGTTAAAGCAGTTATGTGGGGACGAAATGTGTATGACAGCATCTCCAAGTTTCTTCAGTTCCAGCTTACTGTCAATGTAGTAGCAGTAATTGTTGCTTTTACAGGAGCATGCATAACACAA GATTCTCCGCTTAAAGCTGTACAGATGCTGTGGGTAAATCTCATAATGGACACATTAGCTTCTCTTGCCCTGGCAACAGAACCACCTACTGAAGCTCTTCTGTTGCGAAAGCCTTATGGTAGAAACAAACCTTTGATTTCTCGTACAATGATGAAGAACATTTTGGGTCATGCATTCTACCAACTTGTAGTGGTCTTCACACTCCTCTTTGCTG GTGAGAGAATTTTTGATATCGATAGTGGAAGAAATGCACCTCTGCACGCTCCCCCTTCAGAGCATTATACTATTGTATTTAACACATTTGTGATGATGcagctttttaatgaaattaatgcCCGGAAAATTCATggtgaaagaaatgtttttgaaggAATCTTCAACAACGCTATCTTCTGTTCTATTGTTCTGGGGACATTTGTCGTGCAG ATAATTATAGTGCAGTTTGGTGGGAAGCCTTTCAGTTGCTCAGAACTCTCGATTGAACAGTGGCTGTGGTCCATTTTCCTGGGCATGGGAACACTACTTTGGGGCCAG TTGATTTCAACAATTCCAACCAGCCGCCTGAAATTCCTTAAAGAAGCTGGTCATGGAACACAAAAGGAAGAGATTCCTGAAGAAGAACTAGCAGAAGACGTAGAGGAGATCGATCATGCTGAGAGGGAATTACGTCGTGGTCAGATCTTGTGGTTTAGGGGCCTAAACAGGATACAAACTCAG ATGGATGTAGTGAATGCTTTCCAGAGTGGAAGTACCATTCAGGGGGCTCTAAGGCGGCAACCCTCCATCGCCAGCCAGCACCATGATGTAACAAATATTTCTACCCCTACACATGTAGTGTTTTCCTCTACTACTGCTTCTACTACTGTGGGGT ATCCGAGTGGTGAATGCATTTCGTAG